Genomic segment of Melospiza georgiana isolate bMelGeo1 chromosome 12, bMelGeo1.pri, whole genome shotgun sequence:
GAACATGGAGGCTCCCCCGAGGAGGACCATGGTTCCATATTTATCGTGGAAGGTGGGCTCGTGCTTGCGATGAGCTCCTCTCACTGCAGTGTGCTGGATGCCACGAGCTGAGGGTGCCAACAGGTACAGAAATCAACTCAAATACATCCTCAAACCATCCCCAGTCCTCATCTCCCACCAAGAGAGAGGCAAGTGTTAGTGTTAAAAGACtaaaaatcctggaaaaaatattaaattagaTTTTGAACTCTGGTGTTACTCCAAAACACAGGATATACataaatactttaatttttttttcagctctctCAATTTCTCTCTAGAAAGTTATTAAGTCTAATTCCAATAAATAAAATTCCCTATGATAACCTTTTCTTTAATATGTTTACTGTTTCTCTACTATTTTGTTTAGTGCTTAGCATTTTTAGATTTCTATATGCAAATATCTATCCTGGAAGAATGTGTACCCAGGCAATGTCAGGATGAAGCTCACCATCAAATTATGCGGTAATTCCTGCTTCATTCCCtcgggatttttttttttttttttgaagggacgagagaaaggaaacagaaataacCTTTGGGCATGAGATAAATAatagagaaaaaatacaaagtGATATCTTCAAATTATGTACATTTTAAGTGTACACTATAAAAGGTAAACTTATTAAAGAGAGGGCAACagtgaaaaatcaaaacaacagCTACAAAAGATAGATTGCCCATTCGTTGTGCACAAAGCATTTGATGAGAGGATGATGTGTGCATAAAGAtattacaaaataaaacctttcaGTCTCAGGTCAACGGTTTGCATTTTTACCCCACCGTGATTAGAGAAGATGCTGGTGATACCCATGTTACTACATCCCTCTCATGCTCTCTAAGGCTGCACAAGGCGtttatttaaacacaaaaaaagccTGAGTATCTACGGAGATACATTTATTCCAGGTGCCGGCATGGGATGAGCCCATGGTGCCGCAGGAGCAGAGAACAGACCCCGCTGGCTCGGTATCACTGAAGGGCCAACTCTAACCTTGACTTTAAAGGCTGGGTATTGACTGCCCCTTGTCACCGCACGCTACCAGGCCAGAATGTGCCTTTAGTACTAGGGAGAGAAAGCACCAAGGAAAGCAGTCCTATACCAAAAAGCAACTAGGAGATTAAAAAAGgctgaaagaaatttaaaaaagcgGGAAGCGAAGGACGCCAGAGCCGCCCGCAGCACCTGAGGTGCCCTCACGACCGTCCCCGGTGCACAGGGCTGAGGGGACAGCCCGCACAGGGGAGGGCACAAACCGGGGAGACCCCTGAGGAAGCCCCCACACCCCGAGAGCCGACCCTGCTCTTACCGACGAGGCTCTGCGCGGCCCTGGCCAGAGGGAACATGATGAGAGCCGAGCGCGTACCCTTGACGCCGGTGAAGAACAAAATGGTCGCGGCGGAAGtggcggcgcggcgggggccTGTGGGTAACGCCGGGCTCCTCCTCGCTGCGGCTGAGCTCCGggaccgggccgggccgagctgGCCGTTCCCTGGCTGCTGTTCGCCACCTCCCGGGTACAGACGGGCTCTCTGTGATGAGGCCGAGGGTGCAGAGACACGAATTGAGCAGTGGTGACCGTACTAAGTTTGTCCCAGACAAAACCGTGATCGCAGTGTCAGGATGGCCGAGTGGTCTAAGGCGCCAGACTCAAGGCGTTCCGCGCTTTCCCATGAGCGGGGTTGGGTGTTCTGGTCTCCGTATGGAGGCGTGGGTTCGAATCCCACTTCTGACACCACTTTTTTTCCTCGCTCTGTGGCTTAATTTAAATCTGCGAAAGCGCCGAGCTGAAAAAATCTGGGATTTCAGTACAAATagaaatcagaaataatttaaaaacaaaacatgtaGCGTGATGTGAAATACAAAGCTCTTTTTCGTGTCAGATACATACAGGcaatgtgtgtatttgtgattgtGATGTGTGTGGAAACCGACCATGGGACAGTTATAAAGATGAATTCTAAAAAATAACTGAGGAAGaaaagcatggaagaaggcctttgaacctatcctttgtttgcaattaaccttGTTAAGTCTTaagttgatttaggagcatttgaaTTAAAGCCTTAAGGATGTTTCTCTTTGACAGGAACTTTCTGCTTGTAATTAAGCCTGCAAAGGCAATAATGgccttttgaagtataattttaaaatattgcttgTAGTAAGGATCTTTGAAACTATAACTTCAGAatatataaaaaggaaatatgcttatctcatGCCTcaacaaaacagtgaaaagcaacttgagaaaggaagatgaccATCAACTCAAGGGTTAATAGTTTtgaccaagggaagctggacatcactgttatgagatttatagtccttGCAATCAAAAAGTGGACCCACATCTGGAATCTGGACCTCACCAGCCGGGACACTTCTTTCTTCTTTAGGAAACCAAACCACAACCATCTGTGGATACTCCTTTTCtgggatacatcctgagaaaaacaaaatcacaatagtgtatagagTTGTGATGTAAAAATTGGGAGTAGAAAatgctgatgagtaaaaattgggaatagaaactgctgagaaagctgatgagaacccctataaatacctgtaagccCCAACTAtgggtgtgcagttggagggaaaacttcccccactgtacccagcactGCATTGCTCATTCTTTATCATATTAATTAgtaaattgattgctgcttgaatattggcctagtcaagcttctcaTTTATAACAGTGAGTAAATCCTTATCCCTTCCTGGGGATTCTGCATCAGAGCCTTAACCCAGCACACACCAGCTGAGGCATTCCCCTGTGCATTTGGATTTTAACAATATCTGTAGCACACAACCCAGCAATttattgtgtgtgtgtataacaTGAAGAATGTATCTGAGGCAAGAGGGAAAATTTCGTCacactgagggtggcagagcactggaacagctgcctAGGCAAGGTGTGGAATCCCCCTCTTTGGAGACACTCAAAATCCCATATGCAAGCATTTGTGCTGTTTCAAAATGTGGAATAT
This window contains:
- the LOC131088642 gene encoding cytochrome c oxidase subunit 7B, mitochondrial; this translates as MFPLARAAQSLVARGIQHTAVRGAHRKHEPTFHDKYGTMVLLGGASMFTAVWGYVFTSLNVEWGFSPVGRVTPSEWRE